The DNA sequence GGCCCGCTGACGTGCACCGTGATCGGCGAGGAGAACGGCAAGTGGCTCGCGCGCTTCACCGGCACCGCGCTCGGCAAGCCGATCAGCTACACCGCGCTGATGACTCCCAAGCAATCCGGCGCGCGAACCGACCTCTCGGGCGTGACCAAAGTGGACGGCGCGGATTACCAGTGGACCGCCGCAATCAACGGACAGTCGCTCAACGGCAGCTACCGCGCGTCGAACGGAAACAACGGGGAATTCCGGCTGCAGGGCACCGCGAAGAAATGATCCATTTCGCGGGAACCGGGCAAGGTGCGCCCGCGGTGGCTTCAACGACTCAGTTCGAATGTCCCGGTCCCGTAGCGCTTCTTGAACAGTCCGTGGTGGATCTCCACGAACGCGCCCCCCGCAGGTTCCATGCTCGTGACGAGTGAGCGTTGCTTGCCCTCAATGAAGACCGCGAGCGCGACTTCGCCACCGGCGCTGATGCGCTTGAACGTGAAATCCAGGTCGTGCGCCGCGAACAGGAAATTGGTCGGCACGCGCACGACGGAGTGGTGCTGGCGGCCGTCTGCCTCCGACGACACCTTGAGCCGCAAGCCCGGCGTTCCTGTGAGGACGATACGCACCTGTCGCGGAGGCGGCTTGAGGCTGAACAGCGTGACTGCCACGAGGAACAGCACGCCGAGGAAGGCGAAGCCTGCGACCACCCACTTCTGGCGCGGCGTGAGGTCGCCCTTGGGAAGCCCGTAGAGAAGTTTGTCCCGCTCGGCCTTGGTCCGTGGCGGCGTGGCGCCCGGGACGGGCCCCTTCCAAATTGGACCGCGGAGTTTTCGCACGGCGCAGGCTACGAGCCGGCCTTGACCAGCTTCCAGACCTTGCCGGTCTTGCCCGCGAGACCGTTGTTGTCGTTGGTCAGGACGTAGAGTTCGCCCTCGGCGTCCTCGCCAAACGCCCAGACGAACATTTTGATGTTGGGGCCGGGATGCGACGCGGGCTCAAGGACATCGAGTTTCCACAACTCGCCGGGTTTCGTCGAAGGCGTCGCGGCGAAGAGCACACCTTGCGGCAGGCCGAAGTGGCGCGACCAGTCGCCAAAGACATATTTGCCCTGCAACTGCGGCAGCGCCTTGCCGCGATAGACGTAACCGCCGGTGACGCTGATTCCCTTGCCCTCCTGCGGGAAGGCCTTGAGGTTGCCATACAGGATGACGGGGCCGGTAAACGTCGCGCCCGCGGCATCGACGTAGGGCTTGTCGAGCGGTTCGAGTTCCTTGTTGTTCACGGGATTGAACCACTCATTGCCCTCGCGAAGGTTCCAGCCGTAGTTGCCGCCCTTGACGATGATGTTGATTTCTTCCCAGCGGCTCTGGCCGATGTCGCACGCGAAAAGCTCGCGCCTGCCGCCTCGGTCGAACGTCATGCCCCACGGATTGCGAATGCCCCACGCAAAGATCTCCAACTCGCCGCCGCCGCGCGCAAACGGATTGTCGTACGGGATCGCGTAGTTGCGACCACCGGCCGACTTGTCGACGTCGATGCGGAGAATCTTGCCGAGAAGCGTGTTGAGATCCTGCCCGTTGCCGCGCGGACCGCGGGCCTTGTGTTCTTCCTTTTGGTTGATGTCGTTCTTGTGCCCGCCGTCGCCGCAGCCAATGTAGAGAAAGCCGTCCGGCCCGAAGGCGATGCGGCCGCCGTTGTGGTTGAAGTAAGGCTGGTCGACCTGAAGGAGGATGCGCTCGGACTTCTCGTCGACCTCGTCCAGGTTGCGGCCGCGGA is a window from the Verrucomicrobiota bacterium genome containing:
- a CDS encoding PQQ-dependent sugar dehydrogenase, yielding MNPPTTPFRHIVLLACALACTPAATAADGPSGISLKLVATNLTAPTLLAPLGDAAGRMLLGEQTGLLHVLSRDGKTSQMFDFRNRMCPLKMGAFDERGLLGLALHPKARENGRFYVCYSAPRRTNAPSNWDHTMNISEFRLRGRNLDEVDEKSERILLQVDQPYFNHNGGRIAFGPDGFLYIGCGDGGHKNDINQKEEHKARGPRGNGQDLNTLLGKILRIDVDKSAGGRNYAIPYDNPFARGGGELEIFAWGIRNPWGMTFDRGGRRELFACDIGQSRWEEINIIVKGGNYGWNLREGNEWFNPVNNKELEPLDKPYVDAAGATFTGPVILYGNLKAFPQEGKGISVTGGYVYRGKALPQLQGKYVFGDWSRHFGLPQGVLFAATPSTKPGELWKLDVLEPASHPGPNIKMFVWAFGEDAEGELYVLTNDNNGLAGKTGKVWKLVKAGS